From the genome of Segatella hominis, one region includes:
- a CDS encoding AraC family transcriptional regulator yields MLALQLAMASLQVRWKVWRYEISRWLLVASMLFFSVHYLLQMVHGLRAQGTDVGAAFNILFYTPVAFAITLSIINIESTGSKVRRYCLRSIMAYILIALVFVIGIFKSHSLHIGNMLYVMLGLFVVSMAYFIFVIRKETNTQRQKLMENFGSDLIPYVRYSQASIILLYLTAGLLPVAILFNTLLYIIGPLMLLSVIFFVHTFIAMGYYITPKGVISDENDAEAKVTEAEDINDDKNTHSTNILTANRKMEIELALKKWCEEGCYKDYEVSIYSLATKLGYKKNELTEYFNQSEYTNFRTWLSDIRFNEAVRMMKANPEYSIDAISTECGFSSHTWIYRIFKQKTGMSPSQWRKQFASI; encoded by the coding sequence ATGCTAGCATTGCAATTAGCCATGGCAAGTTTGCAGGTGAGATGGAAGGTGTGGCGCTACGAAATATCAAGATGGCTTCTCGTTGCATCCATGCTATTCTTCTCCGTCCACTACCTCTTACAGATGGTTCATGGACTCCGTGCACAAGGTACCGATGTGGGCGCAGCATTCAACATACTGTTCTATACCCCAGTGGCATTTGCCATCACTCTCTCCATCATCAACATAGAGAGCACAGGCAGCAAAGTGCGCCGTTATTGTTTACGTAGTATAATGGCATATATACTCATCGCCCTAGTTTTCGTCATTGGCATATTCAAAAGTCATAGTTTACACATTGGCAATATGCTCTATGTGATGCTCGGTCTTTTTGTGGTTAGCATGGCATATTTTATTTTTGTCATTCGCAAAGAAACAAATACCCAAAGGCAGAAGCTCATGGAAAATTTCGGAAGTGACTTGATTCCATACGTGCGCTATTCGCAAGCCAGCATCATTTTGCTATACCTCACTGCTGGACTCCTGCCTGTAGCAATCCTCTTCAATACCTTATTATATATAATAGGTCCCTTGATGTTACTCTCTGTCATCTTTTTCGTCCACACTTTCATTGCTATGGGCTATTACATCACACCCAAAGGAGTCATTTCTGATGAAAATGATGCAGAGGCAAAAGTCACGGAAGCAGAAGACATAAATGACGATAAGAACACTCATAGCACAAATATCTTGACAGCTAATAGAAAGATGGAAATAGAATTAGCCCTCAAGAAATGGTGTGAAGAGGGATGTTATAAGGACTATGAAGTTAGCATCTATTCGCTAGCTACCAAGTTGGGATACAAGAAAAACGAATTGACAGAATACTTCAATCAGTCAGAATACACCAATTTTAGAACCTGGCTTAGCGATATTCGTTTTAATGAGGCAGTTCGCATGATGAAAGCCAACCCCGAATATAGCATTGACGCTATTTCCACAGAGTGCGGTTTCTCATCCCACACATGGATTTATCGTATATTCAAACAAAAAACGGGCATGTCGCCTAGCCAATGGCGCAAACAGTTTGCCTCCATCTAA
- a CDS encoding Hsp20/alpha crystallin family protein encodes MLLARRNNSVSNWLNSWFNDNFFDTELMPHMNATAPAVNVKEDATAYTMEIAAPGLKKDMVKMNIDKDGYLNVSIENKNEKKEEKKEEHYLRREFSYSSYSQSYALPEDANHEKISAEVSDGVLKIEIPKVAKEEKKDDVKHIEVK; translated from the coding sequence ATGTTGTTAGCTCGTAGAAATAACAGTGTTTCAAATTGGTTGAACAGTTGGTTTAATGATAACTTCTTTGATACCGAATTGATGCCACACATGAACGCCACAGCTCCTGCAGTTAACGTAAAGGAGGATGCTACAGCTTACACAATGGAGATTGCAGCTCCTGGCTTGAAGAAGGATATGGTTAAGATGAACATCGACAAGGATGGCTATCTGAATGTATCTATCGAGAACAAGAACGAGAAGAAGGAGGAAAAGAAGGAAGAGCATTACCTGCGTCGTGAATTCTCTTACAGCAGCTACTCTCAGAGCTATGCTTTACCTGAGGATGCCAACCACGAGAAGATTTCTGCTGAGGTCAGCGATGGTGTCTTGAAGATTGAGATTCCTAAGGTAGCCAAGGAGGAGAAGAAAGACGATGTTAAGCACATTGAGGTAAAGTAA